ATCAGAGTATATGAATTAGCAAAAAAATTAGATTATAATTCTAAAGATTTAGTTGAAATTCTTAAAAATGAATTGGATATTGATGTTAAAAGTCATATGAGTACTTTAGAACAAGACACAGTTGAGGCTATTGAAGATCTTCTTGCTCCTTCTAAAAATAAAGAAGAGAAAGCAAAGAAATCTGAGAAATCAAAAAAACAAGAAAAATCCAAAAAGAAAAAGGCTGCTCCTAAAAGTGAACAACAAAATAAAAAAGAAGAGCCTGTAGAAAAAGAAGAAGAAAAACAATCAATAGGTGAGATAAATTTAACACCTTCTGAATTGACTTTAGATAAAATTGCTAAGAAACTCAGTGTTGATCAAAATGATATCATTAAGAAAGCTTTTATGGAAGGAAAGATGCTAAGACCAGGTCAAGAATTAAGCCCTACAGAAACTGAAGAAATTGGGCTTTTATACGAGACTGTTATTAACTTTGTGGAAGAAGAAAAGAAAGAAGAAGAGTTGGATAATGAATTGGTAGATTATTGGAATAAAGTTTACGAAGAACAAAAAGACTCTTTAAAAACAAGGCCACCAGTTGTAACTGTTATGGGACATGTTGACCATGGTAAGACTACTTTGTTGGACAACATTAGAAATACTAAAGTTGCAGAGGGAGAAGAAGGCGGTATAACTCAGAGTATCGGTGCTTACCAATTAGAGTACAATGATAAGAAAATCACTTTTATTGATACTCCAGGGCATGAGGCTTTCACCGAAATGAGGGCAAGAGGGGCTCAAGCAACTGACATCGTTGTTTTAATCATTGCAGCGGATGATGGGGTTATGCCACAAACAATAGAAGCGTATAACCATGCTAAAGATGCTAAGGTTCCTGTTATAGTTGCCATCAATAAGATAGATAAACCTAATGCAAATGTTGAGTTGACAAAACAACAAATGGTTGCAAAATTAAATCTTATTCCAGAAGACTGGGGTGGAGATACTATAACAGTTCCAATTTCTGCAATTTCTAAAGAAGGTATTGACGAATTGCTTGAAATGATTTCTCTTGTATCTGAAATGGAAGAGATCAAATGTAAACCAAATGGTCAAGCAAGAGCTGTTATTATAGAATCTAAATTAGATAAATTTTTGGGGCCTGTTGCAACTGTTATTGTCAAAGATGGTATTCTTAAAACTGGTGATTATTTTATTGCTGGCTCTACTTATGGAAAAGTGAGAAGGATGATTGATGACCAAGGTAGAACTATTAAAAAAGCTTTACCATCAACACCTGTACAAGTTTTAGGGTTTAACGAAGTTGCAGATACCCACAGTATTTTATACGTTACAAATTCTCTTAATCAAGCCAGAGAGATTTCTGGGAAGAAAAAAGAAAAGGAAGACTTAGCAAATCAAAACATAAATAAAAAGCATGTTAAATTAGAAGATTTCATGAAAATGATGGAAGGAAACCAGAAGAAAGTTTTGAATATTATTTTAAAAGCGGGAACTTTTGGAGAAATTGAAGCTTTGAAGAATTCAATTAACAAACTTCAAAACCCTGATATTGATATTGATATTGTTCATGCAGGTATTGGTACAGTTACAACATCTGATATTATGCTTGCTTCAGCTTCTGATGCTGTTGTTATGGGCTTTAGAGTCAAAGTAGATAACAAGGCTAAAAAAGATGCTGAAAAGGAAGGAATTCAAATCAAAAGATATGATATAATCTTTCAATTGATTGATGAACTTAAGAAAGCACTTCAGGGTATGCTTGAACTTGAAGAAAAAGAAGAAAATACAGGTTCTGGTAAAATAAAAGAAGTCTTTAAAATCAAGAAAGTTGGAAATGTTGCTGGTGTCATTGTTGAAGATGGATACGTTGAAAGAGATGGAGGAGTAAGAATTTACAGAAACGGTTCTTTACTCCAAGACGTTAAAATCGAAAGCTTGAAACATTACAAAGATGAAGTAAAAAGAATCGAAGCACCTCAAGAAGGCGGTATAAAATTTGAAAACTTTGATGATTTCAACGCAGGAGATGAATTAGAATTTTATAAAAACATTCAATTCGAAAGACAAATTGAATTTGATAATTCAAAAGATAGATAACAATTTATTGAAAAAACCCCGGTTAATTCCGGGGTTTGTTAAT
The DNA window shown above is from Geotoga petraea and carries:
- the infB gene encoding translation initiation factor IF-2, with the translated sequence MPKIRVYELAKKLDYNSKDLVEILKNELDIDVKSHMSTLEQDTVEAIEDLLAPSKNKEEKAKKSEKSKKQEKSKKKKAAPKSEQQNKKEEPVEKEEEKQSIGEINLTPSELTLDKIAKKLSVDQNDIIKKAFMEGKMLRPGQELSPTETEEIGLLYETVINFVEEEKKEEELDNELVDYWNKVYEEQKDSLKTRPPVVTVMGHVDHGKTTLLDNIRNTKVAEGEEGGITQSIGAYQLEYNDKKITFIDTPGHEAFTEMRARGAQATDIVVLIIAADDGVMPQTIEAYNHAKDAKVPVIVAINKIDKPNANVELTKQQMVAKLNLIPEDWGGDTITVPISAISKEGIDELLEMISLVSEMEEIKCKPNGQARAVIIESKLDKFLGPVATVIVKDGILKTGDYFIAGSTYGKVRRMIDDQGRTIKKALPSTPVQVLGFNEVADTHSILYVTNSLNQAREISGKKKEKEDLANQNINKKHVKLEDFMKMMEGNQKKVLNIILKAGTFGEIEALKNSINKLQNPDIDIDIVHAGIGTVTTSDIMLASASDAVVMGFRVKVDNKAKKDAEKEGIQIKRYDIIFQLIDELKKALQGMLELEEKEENTGSGKIKEVFKIKKVGNVAGVIVEDGYVERDGGVRIYRNGSLLQDVKIESLKHYKDEVKRIEAPQEGGIKFENFDDFNAGDELEFYKNIQFERQIEFDNSKDR